Proteins found in one Triticum aestivum cultivar Chinese Spring chromosome 4D, IWGSC CS RefSeq v2.1, whole genome shotgun sequence genomic segment:
- the LOC123097330 gene encoding uncharacterized protein isoform X2, whose translation MTGSKVSWASSIVGEMSPPQKIQPPSQEVQRHQNAHNQVLVSMPPFHGRFKPDLYMEWEFEINAIFASHYFSEHEKFKVAVGTFTGFATVWWSEHCQLYSNYVPTTWDDLKPVMRDKFVNVYYTRGMIKKLQNLKQGSDTVTKYYDDLRSTLLHSLLEESEDDLMDRFWGGLNCDIQEIQIHEEYYPMDCLFRLACKAEQKVKRRVVYKENRSKVHITRDDTVVPSTTRHTMTTTSVVVRTTSPPSCDTSPSRVPTSSELITRAPSMDKKNEHWSTIKHYEAACEGNKNGVFGGDFRTLKPP comes from the exons ATGACAGGTTCCAAAGTCAGCTGGGCTTCATCAATCGTGGGAGAGATGTCACCACCTCAAAAAATACAACCACCATCACAAGAGGTACAAAGACATCAGAATGCACACAATCAGGTTCTTGTTTCCATGCCACCTTTTCATGGTCGTTTTAAGCCTGATTTATATATGGAATGGGAGTTCGAAATAAatgctatatttgcttcccatTATTTTTCTGAGCATGAAAAATTTAAGGTCGCGGTTGGTACATTCACTGGTTTTGCTACTGTTTGGTGGAGTGAACATTGTCAGTTATACTCTAATTatgtacctactacttgggatgatttaaaaccTGTCATGAGAGATAAATTTGTCAATGTTTACtatactcgtggcatgattaaaaaactacaaaatttaaaacaaggtagtgacactgtaacaaaatattatgatgatttacgaAGTACCTTGTTGCACTCCTTGTTAgaggaaagtgaagatgatttgatggatagattttggggaggttTAAACTGTGATATTCAGGAGATACAAATTCATGAAGAGTATTATCCTATGGACtgtttgtttcgtcttgcttgcaaagctgaacagaaaGTAAAACGGCGTGTTGTCTATAAGGAGAATAGGAGCAAGGTGCACATTACAAGAGATGATAcggttgttccttcaactactaggcatactatgacaaccacatccgtggttgtgaggactacatcacctccatcatgtgacacatcaccttcgagagtgcctacatcatccgAGTTGATCacaagag CACCTAGTATGGACAAGAAGAATGAACACTGGAGCACGATCAAGCACTATGAAGCCGCGTGCgaagggaacaagaacggagttttcGGAGGAGATTTCcgcactttgaagccaccatga
- the LOC123097330 gene encoding uncharacterized protein isoform X1 has product MTGSKVSWASSIVGEMSPPQKIQPPSQEVQRHQNAHNQVLVSMPPFHGRFKPDLYMEWEFEINAIFASHYFSEHEKFKVAVGTFTGFATVWWSEHCQLYSNYVPTTWDDLKPVMRDKFVNVYYTRGMIKKLQNLKQGSDTVTKYYDDLRSTLLHSLLEESEDDLMDRFWGGLNCDIQEIQIHEEYYPMDCLFRLACKAEQKVKRRVVYKENRSKVHITRDDTVVPSTTRHTMTTTSVVVRTTSPPSCDTSPSRVPTSSELITRGNDKAPSMDKKNEHWSTIKHYEAACEGNKNGVFGGDFRTLKPP; this is encoded by the exons ATGACAGGTTCCAAAGTCAGCTGGGCTTCATCAATCGTGGGAGAGATGTCACCACCTCAAAAAATACAACCACCATCACAAGAGGTACAAAGACATCAGAATGCACACAATCAGGTTCTTGTTTCCATGCCACCTTTTCATGGTCGTTTTAAGCCTGATTTATATATGGAATGGGAGTTCGAAATAAatgctatatttgcttcccatTATTTTTCTGAGCATGAAAAATTTAAGGTCGCGGTTGGTACATTCACTGGTTTTGCTACTGTTTGGTGGAGTGAACATTGTCAGTTATACTCTAATTatgtacctactacttgggatgatttaaaaccTGTCATGAGAGATAAATTTGTCAATGTTTACtatactcgtggcatgattaaaaaactacaaaatttaaaacaaggtagtgacactgtaacaaaatattatgatgatttacgaAGTACCTTGTTGCACTCCTTGTTAgaggaaagtgaagatgatttgatggatagattttggggaggttTAAACTGTGATATTCAGGAGATACAAATTCATGAAGAGTATTATCCTATGGACtgtttgtttcgtcttgcttgcaaagctgaacagaaaGTAAAACGGCGTGTTGTCTATAAGGAGAATAGGAGCAAGGTGCACATTACAAGAGATGATAcggttgttccttcaactactaggcatactatgacaaccacatccgtggttgtgaggactacatcacctccatcatgtgacacatcaccttcgagagtgcctacatcatccgAGTTGATCacaagaggtaatgacaaag CACCTAGTATGGACAAGAAGAATGAACACTGGAGCACGATCAAGCACTATGAAGCCGCGTGCgaagggaacaagaacggagttttcGGAGGAGATTTCcgcactttgaagccaccatga